DNA from Oryzisolibacter sp. LB2S:
CGGCCCTCGACGTGACGCTGCGCGGCCAGATCCTGGACCTGCTGTCGGACCTGCAGCGCCAGACCGGCATGGCTGTGCTGCTCATCACGCATGACCTGAACCTGGTGCGCCGCTTTGCCGACCGCGTGGCCGTGATGGAGCAGGGGCATCTGGTGGAGCAGGGCACGGTCGCCCAGGTGTTTGCCGCACCCCGGCACGACTACACGCGTCGTTTGATCGGCAGCGCGCCGCGGCGTGACGTGATCGAGGCTCCGGTGGCCGAAGATGCCGCGCCCGCCGCCCAGGCCGATGGCCTGCGCGTGGCCTATCCGGTGCCGCTGGCGGGCTTTCGCGGCTGGTTTTCCAAGGGCGAGTTCGTGGCCGTCAAGGGGGCGGCTTTTCGCATTCCACGGGCGCGCACGCTGGGCGTGGTGGGCGAGTCGGGCTCGGGCAAGTCCACGCTGGCACAGGCGCTGCTGGGCCTGCTGCCCGCAAGCGGTGAGCTGCAGGTGGCGGGCCAGCGCTGGCAGCAGCCCGCGCAGCACAACGGCGCGCACAACCAGCGGCTGCGCCGCCAGGTGCAGGTGGTGTTCCAGGACCCGTTCTCGTCGCTGTCGCCGCGCATGACGGTCGAAGAGATCGTGGGCGAGGGCCTGCACGTGCATGCGCCCCATCTGCCCGCGGCCGAGCGGCGCGCGCGCGTGGCCGCCATGCTGGCCGAGGTGGGCCTGACCGAGGCGCAGTTCCCCGGCCTGCTCGCGCGCTACCCGCATGAGTTTTCGGGCGGCCAGCGCCAGCGCCTGGCCGTGGCGCGCGCCCTCATCCTGGAGCCACAGCTGCTCGTGCTCGACGAGCCCACGAGCGCGCTCGACGTGACCATTCAGCAGCAGGTGCTGGCCCTGCTGCAGCGGCTGCAGAAGGAGCGGGCGCTGTCCTACCTGCTCATCACCCACGACGTGGCCGTGGTGCGCGCCATGGCACATGAGGTGATCGTCATGAAGGATGGCGAGGTGGTGGAGAGCGGCAGCGTGCAGCAGGTGCTCGACGCCCCGCGCCACCCCTACACGCAGCGCCTGGTGGAGGCGGCGCGCGCGCCGTGAGCACGTGGCGGCCTCTGGCGCGCTAAAATGCAGGCTTTTCCAATTCAGCAAGGGCGAGAAAGGCAATGTCGGTTATGACACCGCGAACTACCACGGAGACCTCCACCAGCCGCTAGGGCTGGCCGTTCGCGCCTGCACGAGAGCTTTTCTCCCCCACACCAAGCGCGGACCATGTTCCGCGCTTTTTGCTTTCTGGGGCCGAAAGCGCGCCACGATTCATACAGTTGAACAAGGATTTGCACAGATGCTTCAGATTACGCTTCCCGATGGCTCGCAACGTGAGTTCCCCGGCCCGGTGACCGTGGCCGAGGTGGCGGCCTCGATCGGCTCGGGCCTGGCCAAGGCGGCTCTGGCCGGCAAGATTGGCGACAAGGTGGTCGATACCAGCTACCTGATCAAGGAAAACAGCCCTCTGTCCATCCTCACCGCCAAGGACGCCGAGGGCCTGGAGATCATTCGCCACTCCACCGCCCACCTGCTGGCCTATGCCGTCAAGGAACTGTTCCCCGACGCGCAGGTGACCATCGGCCCGGTGATCGAGAACGGCTTCTACTACGACTTCGCCTACAAGCGCCCGTTCACCCCCGAGGACCTGGCCGCCATCGAAAAGCGCATGGCGGAACTCGCCGCCAAGGACGAGCCCGTGGTGCGCCGCGTGCTGCCGCGCGATGAGGCGGTCGAGTACTTCAAGGGCCTGGGCGAGCATTACAAGGCCGAGATCATCGCCAGCATCCCGACGAACGAGGAGGTCAGCCTGTACCGCGAGGGCGGCTTCGAGGATCTGTGCCGCGGCCCCCATGTCCCGAGCACCGGCAAGCTGAAATTCTTCAAGCTCATGAAGGTGGCCGGTGCCTATTGGCGCGGCGACCACCGCAACGAGATGCTGCAGCGCGTGTACGGCACGGCCTGGGCCAGCAAGGACGATCTGCAGAACTATCTGCGCATGCTCGAAGAGGCCGAGAAGCGCGACCACCGCAGGCTGGGGCGCGAGCTCGACCTGTTCCACATCGACGAGCATTCGCCCGGTACCGTGTTCTGGCACCCCAAGGGCTGGGCTCTGTGGCAGGAGGTCGAGCAGTACATGCGCCGCGTGTATCGCGACAACGGCTACCAGGAGGTCAAGGGCCCGCAGATCCTGGACAAGACCCTGTGGGAGAAGACCGGCCACTGGGACAAGTACCGCGAAAACATGTTCACGACGGAGTCGGAAAAGCGCGACTATGCCTTGAAGCCCATGAACTGTCCGGGGCACATCCTGATCTTCAAGCAGGGTATCAAGAGCTACCGTGACCTGCCGCTGCGCTACGGTGAGTTCGGCCAATGCCACCGCAACGAGCCCACGGGCGGCCTGCACGGCATCATGCGCGTGCGCGGCTTCACGCAGGACGACGGCCATATCTTCTGCACCGAGGATCAGATCCAGCCCGAGGTGCTGGCCTTCACGCGCCTGCTGCAGAAGGTGTACGCCGACTTCGGCTATACCGACATCATCTACAAGGTGGCCACGCGCCCCGAGGCGCGCATCGGCTCCGACGAGATCTGGGACAAGGCCGAGGCGGCCCTGATCCACAGCCTCGAGGCCTCGGGCTGCGCGTTCGAGATCTCGCCCGGCGAGGGCGCCTTCTACGGCCCGAAGATCGAGTACACGCTCAAGGACGCGATCGGCCGTCACTGGCAGTGCGGCACCATCCAGGTGGACTTCTCCATGCCCGAGCGACTGGACGCCGAATACGTGGGCGAGGACGGCAATCGCCACCGCCCCGTGATGCTGCACCGCGCCATCGTGGGCTCGCTCGAACGTTTCATCGGCATCCTCATCGAGCAGCATGCCGGTGCGCTGCCCACATGGCTTGCGCCCGTGCAGGTGGCGGTGCTCAACATCACCGATGCACAGGCCGACTACTGTCGCGAAATTGCCGCAACGCTGCAAAAAGCGCTGCCGCATCAAGCCCTTAGGGTGGTGACTGATCTGCGCAACGAGAAGATCACGTATAAAATACGCGAGCATGCGCTGCAAAAGCTGCCCTACATCCTCGTCGCGGGCGACAAGGAAAAGGCCGCCGGAGCGGTCGCAGTGCGCGCCCGGGGCAACAAAGACCTGGGTGTGATGTCCATCGACGCCTTTGTCGAACTGATCGCACAGGACATCGCCTCCAAAGCCTGATTTTGAATCAAGACTGGCGTGAGAGCGCACAGGTGGTGCGTGAGCAGCTACGCTTTTCGTAGCTTTTTTGATTGAAGGTGAAAACCATCGCTACTGAATTTCGTGACCGTCGGCAGCGCGAGGAGCGCAAGCATCGCCTGAACCGGGAAATCATGGCGCCCGAAGTGCGCCTGTCTGGCCCTGACAACGAGCCCATTGGCATCGTCAGTCTGCAGGAAGCCCTGCGCATGGCGGGCGACCTGGATGTGGACCTGGTGGAGATTGCCGCCACGGCCAATCCGCCCGTCTGCCGCCTGATGGACTACGGCAAGTTCAAGTACCAGGAGCAGAAGAAGGCGGCCGAGGCCAAGGCCAAGCAGACGGTCATCGACATCAAGGAGGTCAAGTTCCGTCCTGGCACCGACGATGGCGACTACAACATCAAGCTGCGCAACATCCGCCGTTTTCTGGCCGATGGCGACAAGGTCAAGGTCACGCTGCGCTTTCGCGGCCGCGAGATCACGCACCAGGAGCTGGGTCTGGCCCTGCTCAACCGGCTGCGTGACGACCTGGCCGACACCATCCAGGTCGAGCAGTTCCCCAAGCTCGAAGGCCGCCAGATGGTCATGATGATCGCGCCGGCGCGCAAGAAGCCCGGGGCCAAGCCCGCGGCCGAAGGCGCTGCGAGCGCGGCATAAGCGGGGTCAACGACAGATTCGTCCGGCACTGCCGCAAGGCGGGGTCGGTTCGATGGTGGTGCCAGCGCACCACCGCCCGGTGGGCCGAAAGGTCTGCCGTTCAAGAAGTGGCTCGGGGCCAACAAGCCTGCACAGTGGGTGCAGGCGCCTCGCGAGCACAAGCAACAGGAGCATTCACATGCCCAAAATGAAGTCCAAGAGCAGCGCGAAGAAGCGTTTTCGCGTTCGTCCGGGTGGTACCGTCAAGCGCGGTCAAGCCTTCAAGCGTCACATCCTGACCAAGAAGACCACGAAGAACAAGCGCCACCTGCGTGGCATTGTCAACGTGCACGAAGGTGACATGGGTTCCATCGCCAAGATGCTGCCCAGCGCCGGCCTGTAATCAACTGACGAACAAGGAGAAAACACATGCCTCGCGTCAAACGTGGTGTAACGGCCCGCGCCCGTCACAAGAAGGTCCTCGCCCTTGCCAAGGGTTTCCGCGGTCGCCGCGGCAACGTCTTCCGCGTTGCCAAGCAGGCGGTGATGAAGGCTGGGCAATACGCCTACCGTGATCGCCGCAACAAGAAACGCGTGTTCCGCCAGCTGTGGATCGCCCGTATCAACGCCGCTGCCCGTGAGCTGGGTCTGACCTACAGCCAGTTCACCAACGGCCTGAAGAAGGCGGCCATCGAGATCGACCGCAAGATGCTGGCCGACCTCGCGGTGCATGACAAGGCTGCCTTCGGCAGCATCGTGGAGCAGGTCAAGGCCAAGCTGGCTGCTTGAGTACACGATAGGCGGCTATTGATTCAATAGCTGCTCGCGCACTACCAATAAGGGCCAGGGCTTGAAAAGGCACTGGCCCTTGTTTATTTCACGCATTCCAAGAACGCTATGAACGAGTTGGATACCCTGGTGGCGGGCGCCCGCGATTTGTTTGCGCAGGCCGCAACTCCCGCCGATCTGGAGAACGCCAAGGCGCAGTTCCTGGGCAAGTCGGGGCGCCTCACGGAGCTCATGAAGGGCATGGCCCAGCTGTCGCCCGAGGAGAAGAAGACGCGCGGCGCCGCCATCAATGTGGCCAAGCAGGCGATCGAGGCGGCGCTCACGGCACGACGCCAGGCGCTGGCCGATGCCGAGCTCGAGCGCCAACTCAAGGCCGAGGCGCTGGACGTGACCCTGCCCGGGCGCCAGCGCGGACGCGGCGGCCTGCACCCGGTGTCGCTCACGCTCGAGCGCATCGAGGGCATCTTCGGCTCCATGGGTTTTGACGTGGCCGACGGCCCCGAGATCGAGACCGACTGGTTCAACTTCACGGCCCTGAACACGCCCGAGGATCACCCGGCGCGCTCCATGCACGACACCTTCTACGTCGAGGGCGGCACGAGCGAGGCGCCGCACCTGCTGCGCACGCACACCAGCCCCATGCAGGTGCGCTACGCCGTACAGCATGTCAAGAAATACCGCCATCTGATCGACGCCGGCCAGGCCATGCCCGAGATCCGCGTCATTGCCCCGGGCCGCACCTACCGCGTGGACTCGGACGCCACGCACTCGCCCATGTTTCACCAGTGCGAGGGCCTGTGGATCGGCGAGAACGTCAGCTTCAAGGACCTGAAGGTCACCTTCACGGCGTTCTGCAAGACCTTCTTCGAGAGCGACGACCTGGTGCTGCGCTTTCGCCCGAGCTTCTTCCCGTTCACCGAGCCCAGCGCGGAGATCGACATCCAGTTCCAGAGCGGCCCGCTGGCCGGCAAGTGGCTGGAGGTCGCGGGCAGCGGCCAGGTGCACCCCAACGTGGTGCGCAACATGGGGCTGGACCCCGAGCGCTACATCGGCTTTGCCTTCGGCATGGGGCCGGACCGCCTGACCATGCTGCGCTATGGCGTCAATGACCTGCGCCTGTTCTTCGACGGCGACATCCGTTTCCTGTCGCAGTTCCAGTAACGCAAAAAAGTGAGCTGCTCGCGCTTGTCCTGAGCCATCTTCCATTTATTTCACTGCTGAATCATCCACTGGGCAAGCGCGTCCAGCTCTCTTTTCAAGAGCACGCCAAAGAAGTCTGACTATGCAATTTCCCGAATCCTGGTTGCGTGAGTTCTGCAACCCGCCGCTGACCACCCAAGAGCTGGCCGACACCCTGACCATGGCCGGCCTGGAGGTCGAAGAGCTCGCGCCCGTGGCGCCGCCGTTCACCAAGATCGTCGTCGGCGAGATCAAGGACGCCCAGCCGCACCCCAACGCCGACCGCCTGCGCGTGTGCCAGGTCGATGTGGGCGCGCCCGAGCCGCTCACCATCGTCTGCGGCGCGCCCAATGCGCGCGTGGGCATCAAGGTGCCCTGCGCCATGGTGGGCGCCGAGCTGCCCCCGGGCGAGGATGGCAAGCCCTTTCTCATCAAGGTCGGCAAGCTGCGCGGCGTGGAGAGCTTTGGCATGCTGTGCTCGGCGCGCGAGCTCAAGCTCTCCGAGGACCATGGCGGCCTGCTCGAGCTGCCCGCCGACGCGCCGCTGGGCCAGGACATCCGCCAGTACCTGAATCTGGACGACACGCTGTTCACGCTGAAACTCACGCCCAACCTCGCGCATTGCCTGAGCGTCTACGGCATCGCGCGCGAGGTCGCCGCGCTCACCGGCGCGCCGCTCAAGGCGCCGGAGTTTCCCCGCGTCGCCACGGCCATCGACGACCGCCTGCCCGTGCGCATCAGTGCCACCGACCTGTGCGGGCGCTTCTCGGGCCGCGTGATCCGCAACGTCAACATGCGTGCGGCTACGCCCCAGTGGATGGTCGATCGCCTGGCGCGCTGCGGCCAGCGCAGCGTCTCGCCGCTGGTGGACATCTCCAACTACGTGATGTTCGAGTTCGGCCGCCCCTCGCACATCTTCGACCTCGACAAGATCCACGGCGGCCTGGATGTGCGCTGGGGCAGGGCGGGCGAATCGCTCAAGCTGCTCAACGGCAACACCATCGGCGTCGACGAGAAGGTCGGCGTGATCGCCGACGACGAGGCCGTGGAGTCGCTCGCCGGCATCATGGGTGGCGACGCCACGGCCGTGTCCGATGACACCCGCCACATCTATGTCGAGGCCGCCTTCTGGTGGCCCGAGGCCGTCGCCGGCCGCTCGCGCCGCTACAACTTCTCGACCGACGCCGGCCACCGCTTCGAGCGCGGCGTGGACCCCGAGCTCACCGTCGAGCATATCGAGCGCATCACCGCGCTCATCGTCGAGATCTGCGGCACGTCCGACACCGTCTGCGCGCCCATCGACGACCAGCGCGCCAACATGCCCGCCCGCAACCCCGTGCGCATGCGCGTGGCGCGCGCGGCCAAGGTCATCGGCATGCCGCTCACGCAGGCGCAATGCGTCGATGCACTCGAGCGCCTGGGACTGCCGGTAGAGCAGGGCGAGGGCGAGGTCACCGTGGTGCCGCCGTCCTTCCGCTTCGACCTGCGCCTCGAGGAGGATCTGATCGAGGAAGTGGCGCGCGTTGTGGGCTACCACAACCTGCCGACCACCGCGCCGCTCGCGCCCACCAGCCCCAAGCTGCGCGCCGAGGCGCGCCGCAGCAGCTTTGCCGTGCGCCGCGAGCTCGCCGCGCTCGGCTACCAGGAGACCATCAACTTCAGCTTCGTCGAGGAACGATGGGAGCGGGAGCTGGCCGGCAACGAAGCGCCGATTCGCCTGCTCAACCCCATCGCCAGCCAGCTGAGCGTGATGCGCTCGTCGCTGCTGGGCTCGCTCCTGCAGGTCCTGAAGTTCAACCTGGACCGCAAGGCCGGCCGCGTGCGCGTGTTCGAGCTCGGCCGCGTGTTCCTGCGCGACGCCAGCGTGCCGGCCAGCGACAGCACCGTGGCCGGCTATGCCCAGCCCATGCGCGTGGCGGGCCTGGCCTATGGCGCGTCGGATGCGCTGCAATGGGGGCGCAAGGACAAGGCCGTGGACTTCTACGATGCCAAGGGCGATGTCGAGGCGCTGCTGGCACCGCTGAAACCCCGCTTCGAGCTCGCCACCCACCCCGCGCTGCACCCGGGCCGCTGCGCACGCGTGCTGCTCGATGGCCAGGCCATAGGCTTCGTCGGCGAGCTGCACCCGCAGTGGCGCCAGTCCTGGGACCTGCCCGGTGCGCCGGTGCTGTTCGAGCTCAAGCTCGACGCCGTGCTGCAGCGCCAGGTGCCGGCCTTCCGCGCCGTCGCCAAGCGCCAGCTGGTCGAGCGCGACATCGCCGTGGTCGTCGCCGAGCGCGTCACCCACGACGAAGTGATGGGCGCCATTGCGGCGGCACTGCCCGCGCAGCTGTTGCGCTCGGCGACGCTGTTCGACGTGTTCCGCCCCCAGCCGCAGCGCGCAGGCGAGGGCGTGCCCGCGGGCGGCCTGGCCCAGGGCGAGAAAAGCCTTGCCATCCGCCTGTCCCTGGGCAGCGATGCAGAGGCACTCACCGAGGCGCAGATCGACAGCGCCGTACAAACCGTACTGCAGGCCCTGGGCCAACAGACTGGAGCGAGGTTGCGATGACATTGGGTACCGAACCCGAGGCGTTCGAATTCACGGTGGATAGCCTCGAGACGCAGGCCTTGACCAAGGCGCAGCTGGCCGATCTGCTGTTCGAGCAGATCGGGCTGAACAAGCGTGAATCCAAGGACATGGTGGACGCGTTCTTCGAACGCATCGTGCAAAGCCTGGTGGCGGGCGAGGACGTGAAGCTCTCGGGCTTCGGCAACTTCCAGGTGCGCACCAAGGCCCCCAGGCCCGGGCGCAACCCGCGCACGGGCGAGGCCATCCCCATCGAGGCCAGGCGCGTGGTGACCTTTCACGCCAGCAGCAAGCTCAAGGAGCAGATCCAGGGCAGTTGACCCTGCTTTGCGTTTCTACGGCCCGCGGGGCTGGCAAGCCGCTGGTGGCGGTAGTACGCTCCAACGCTTTGCGGCCCCAACACTGACCTCATGAGCTCTGTGCTGCCTCCCATTCCGGCCAAGCGCTACTTCACCATCGGTGAGGTGGCACAGTTGTGCGGCGTCAAACCCCATGTCCTGCGCTACTGGGAGCAGGAGTTCTCGCAGCTGCGCCCGGTCAAGCGCCGTGGCAATCGCCGCTACTACCAGCACCATGAGGTGCTGATGATCCGGCGCATTCGTGATCTGCTGTACGACCAGGGTTTCACCATCAGCGGCGCACGCAACCGCCTGCAGGAACTGGCGCATTCGGACAGGGAGGTCCACGCGGCAGATCTGCCCGTCGAGGTCGAAGACGTCGAGGCCGCGCCCTCCGCACAGACCGGTACGCCATTGGACGAACGTCCCTGCACACCCCTTGACGTCGCGCAGCTCCGAAAAGAATTGGAAGAAATTCGCGCTTTTCTTCTTTAGCGCCAAATTTTCAATATAGAATACAAGTCTTGTCGGCGTGTAGCGCAGCCTGGTAGCGCACTTGCATGGGGTGCAAGGGGTCGCGAGTTCGAATCCCGCCACGCCGACCATTTATACAAGGACTTAGCTTCGAAAAGGGGCTAAGTCCTTTTCTCTTTCTGGCCCGCGATGGGCTCGTTGTACCAACTGACGCACGTGCCCCGAGGGGTGCTCGGCAAGGCTGCCTTTGCTGCTTCCTCTTTGTATGGAACTGTTTGCAGGTAGGTTTGCCCCCACGTTTGCCCCCACAGTTCAGAAGGCTTTGGTGCACTGTGGGCCTTTTTGATGCGCTGATGGTTTCCGCGTCCCGCTCTGGGGTCTTGGCATGCTGACGGGTTGTGGCATCGGCCGCAAGCAAGTCTGGGCGCCTATCGATTTATAATGAGAGGCTTTCCCGCAAAAACGTCGCCCGGCCGCATCCAAAGCAAATCCCAACCAAGCAGCAGTCCGCAAGACAGTTTTTTGCGGATTCCGGGCGACCCGACTCACTTCGGAGAACCCAGTGCTTTCGTCTCTCAAGACAGCTTTTCCGCCAGCCATCCTGGCGCTCGCAGACGGCACGGTCTTTATTGGCAATTCCATCGGTAGCGCCGGCACCACCGTCGGCGAAGTGGTGTTCAACACCGCCATGACGGGCTACCAGGAAATCCTCACGGATCCCAGCTACTGCCAGCAGATCGTCACCCTGACCTATCCCCACATCGGCAACTACGGTGTCAACGAAGAGGACATGGAGTCCGCCAAGGTGCAGGCGGCGGGCCTGATCATTCGCGACCTGCCGCTCATCGCGAGCAACTTCCGCATGCAGCAAAGCCTGCCGCAGTTTCTTGCCGCCCAGGGCACGGTGGCCATTGCCAACATCGATACCCGCAAGCTCACGCGCCTGCTGCGCGAGAAGGGGGCGCAGAACGGCGCCATCGTGGGCCTGGCCGCCGGTGAGGAGGTGACGGACGAGCGCATCGCCGCCGCCGTGGACGCCGCCCGCAATGCACCGAGCATGGCCGGCCTCGATCTGGCCAAGGTGGTCAGCACGCCCACCCCCTACGTCTGGGAGCAGACCGAGTGGCAACTCGGCAAGGGCTTCGGCAAGGTGGAGGCGCCACGCTTTCATGTGGTGGCCTATGACTTCGGCGTCAAGCGCAACATCCTGCGCATGCTGGCCGAGCGCGGCTGCAAGCTGACCGTGGTGCCGGCGCAGACCTCCGCCCAGGAGGCGCTGGCGCTCAAGCCCGATGGCATTTTCCTTTCCAACGGCCCTGGCGACCCGGAGCCCTGCACCTACGCCATCGAGGCCGCGCGCACCTTCCTGGCCAGTAGCATGCCGGTCTTCGGCATCTGCCTGGGGCATCAGATCATGGCCCTGGCGCTGGGGGCGCAGACCTTCAAGATGCCCCATGGCCACCATGGTGGCAACCACCCGGTGAAGACGCTGGACAGCGGCCATGTCTGCATCACCAGCCAGAACCATGGCTTTGCCGTGGAGGCTGATTCGCTGCCCGCGCACGCACGGGCCACCCATGTGAGCCTGTTCGACGGCACGCTGCAGGGCCTGGAGTGCACCGACCGCCCGGCCTTCAGCTTCCAGGGCCACCCCGAGGCCGCGCCCGGCCCCAACGACATCGGCCACCTGTTCGACCGCTTCATCGACTCCATGGCGGCGGCGAGCCAGGAGAAAAAATAATGCCCAAGCGCACAGACATCAAAAGCATTCTCATCATCGGCGCCGGCCCCATCATCATCGGCCAGGCCTGCGAGTTCGACTACTCTGGCGTGCAGGCCTGCAAGGCGCTGCGCGAGGAGGGCTACCGCGTCATCCTGATCAACAGCAACCCCGCGACGATCATGACCGACCCGGCCACGGCCGATGTGACCTACATCGAGCCCATCACCTGGCAGACGGTCGAGAAGATCATCGCCAAGGAGCGCCCCGACGCCATCCTGCCCACCATGGGCGGGCAGACGGCGCTCAACTGCGCGCTCGACCTGTGGAAGAACGGCGTGCTCAACAAGTACAAGGTCGAGCTCATCGGCGCCAAGCCCGAGGCCATCGACAAGGCCGAGGATCGCCTGAAGTTCAAGGATGCGATGACGCGCATCGGGCTCGAGTCCGCCCGCTCGGGCATTGCCCACAGCATGGACGAGGCCTGGGCCGTGCAGAAGCATGTGGGCTTCCCCACGGTGATCCGCCCGAGCTTCACGCTGGGCGGCACGGGTGGCGGCATTGCCTACAACCCCGAGGAGTTCGAGACCATCTGCAAGCGCGGCCTGGAGGCCTCGCCGACCAATGAGCTCCTGATCGAGGAATCGCTCCTGGGCTGGAAGGAGTACGAGATGGAGGTGGTGCGCGACAAGGCGGACAACTGCATCATCGTCTGCTCGATCGAGAACCTCGACCCCATGGGCGTTCACACGGGCGACTCCATCACCGTGGCCCCGGCACAGACCCTGACCGATCGCGAATACCAGCTGCTGCGCGACGCCAGCATTGCCGTGCTGCGCGAGATCGGAGTGGATACGGGCGGCTCCAACGTGCAGTTCTCGGTGAACCCCAAGGACGGGCGCATGATCGTGATCGAGATGAACCCGCGCGTCTCCCGCTCCTCGGCGCTGGCGTCCAAGGCCACGGGCTTTCCGATCGCCAAGGTCGCTGCCAAGCTGGCCGTGGGCTACACCCTCGACGAACTGCGCAACGACATCACGGGCGGCGCCACGCCGGCCTCGTTCGAACCCTCGATCGACTACGTGGTCACCAAGATTCCGCGTTTCGCGTTCGAGAAGTTCCCTACCGCCGACAGCCGCCTGACCACGCAGATGAAGAGCGTGGGCGAGGTCATGGCCATGGGCAGGACGTTCCAGGAATCCTTCCAGAAGGCCCTGCGCGGCCTTGAAGTGGGCGTGGACGGCATGAACGAGAAGACCCAGGACCGCGAGACGCTGGAAAAGGAGCTGGGCGAGCCCGGCCCCGAGCGCATCTGGTACGTGGGCGACGCCTTTGCCCAGGGCATGTCGGTGGAAGAGGTGTTCGAGCTCACCAAGATCGACCGCTGGTTCCTCGTGCAGATCGAGCAGATCGTGAAGATCGAGCTCGACCTGGACAAGCTCTACGCCGAAAAGGGTGACGCGGCGCTGGCCAGCATCGGCGCGGCCGAGCTGCGCGCGCTCAAGCAAAAGGGCTTCTCCGACCGGCGCCTGGCCAAGCTGCTGCACACGACGGAGCAGGACGTGCGCGATGCGCGCAAGCGCCTCAACGTGCGCCCCGTGTACAAGCG
Protein-coding regions in this window:
- a CDS encoding MerR family transcriptional regulator; the protein is MSSVLPPIPAKRYFTIGEVAQLCGVKPHVLRYWEQEFSQLRPVKRRGNRRYYQHHEVLMIRRIRDLLYDQGFTISGARNRLQELAHSDREVHAADLPVEVEDVEAAPSAQTGTPLDERPCTPLDVAQLRKELEEIRAFLL
- the carA gene encoding glutamine-hydrolyzing carbamoyl-phosphate synthase small subunit; translated protein: MLSSLKTAFPPAILALADGTVFIGNSIGSAGTTVGEVVFNTAMTGYQEILTDPSYCQQIVTLTYPHIGNYGVNEEDMESAKVQAAGLIIRDLPLIASNFRMQQSLPQFLAAQGTVAIANIDTRKLTRLLREKGAQNGAIVGLAAGEEVTDERIAAAVDAARNAPSMAGLDLAKVVSTPTPYVWEQTEWQLGKGFGKVEAPRFHVVAYDFGVKRNILRMLAERGCKLTVVPAQTSAQEALALKPDGIFLSNGPGDPEPCTYAIEAARTFLASSMPVFGICLGHQIMALALGAQTFKMPHGHHGGNHPVKTLDSGHVCITSQNHGFAVEADSLPAHARATHVSLFDGTLQGLECTDRPAFSFQGHPEAAPGPNDIGHLFDRFIDSMAAASQEKK